A portion of the Blastochloris tepida genome contains these proteins:
- a CDS encoding M15 family metallopeptidase, producing the protein MSFQLTERDRQRLAGVHPDLVRVVERAAELCSRRFMVVEGVRSTTRQRELKDAGKSKTMNSRHLAAKNGFGHAVDLVVVEGKRTLWDQHAAIENAMKRAARELGVPIEWGGDWKGSWDSPHWQLPWRQYPARAAVELKRSRTVQGSVVSAGGGLGLLADQGSELASQMQQADGHISSGTVLGAIIGAAILAGALYALYARWDDAGRPLPDWWPRRRAAAPAEPPEIDEIDEVDEVDDWPAEGSAGGDPGKGTA; encoded by the coding sequence ATGTCCTTTCAGCTCACCGAGCGCGACCGCCAGCGTCTGGCCGGCGTCCATCCCGATCTCGTCCGCGTCGTCGAGCGCGCGGCCGAACTGTGCTCCCGCCGCTTCATGGTCGTGGAGGGCGTGCGCTCGACGACGCGGCAGCGCGAGCTGAAGGATGCCGGCAAGTCCAAGACCATGAACTCGCGGCATCTCGCCGCCAAGAACGGCTTCGGCCATGCGGTCGACCTGGTGGTGGTCGAGGGCAAGCGGACGCTGTGGGATCAGCACGCCGCCATCGAGAACGCCATGAAACGCGCCGCTCGCGAACTGGGCGTGCCGATCGAATGGGGCGGCGACTGGAAGGGCAGCTGGGATTCGCCGCATTGGCAGTTGCCCTGGCGCCAGTATCCGGCGCGCGCCGCCGTCGAACTCAAGCGCTCGCGCACGGTGCAGGGCTCGGTGGTGTCGGCCGGCGGCGGCCTCGGCCTCCTGGCCGATCAGGGCAGCGAGCTGGCCAGCCAGATGCAGCAGGCGGACGGCCACATCAGCAGCGGCACGGTGCTCGGCGCGATCATCGGCGCCGCGATCCTGGCCGGCGCGCTCTATGCGCTGTACGCGCGGTGGGACGACGCCGGCCGGCCGCTGCCGGACTGGTGGCCGCGCCGTCGCGCCGCCGCGCCCGCCGAGCCCCCCGAAATCGACGAGATCGACGAAGTCGACGAAGTCGACGACTGGCCCGCCGAGGGCAGCGCCGGCGGCGACCCTGGCAAGGGAACCGCGTGA
- a CDS encoding DUF2730 family protein, with translation MDLDTTLKVATLLFAVGSAIYSWVSARNKATTDKVEGIDRRLAAVEGEIAHLPDKDTSHRMEISITDMRGEIRVLAEQLKPVAAISDRLQEFLLEQARR, from the coding sequence ATGGACCTCGACACGACGCTGAAGGTTGCGACGCTCCTGTTCGCGGTCGGGTCGGCGATCTATTCCTGGGTCTCTGCCAGAAACAAGGCGACGACGGACAAGGTGGAGGGGATCGATCGCCGGCTCGCCGCGGTCGAGGGCGAGATCGCCCATCTGCCCGATAAGGACACCAGTCACCGGATGGAGATCTCGATCACCGACATGCGCGGCGAAATTCGGGTGCTCGCCGAGCAGCTCAAGCCGGTGGCGGCGATCTCCGACAGGCTCCAGGAATTCCTGCTCGAACAGGCGCGCCGATGA
- a CDS encoding helix-turn-helix domain-containing protein, whose protein sequence is MSLPLPGVLAEIAAVTDEATALRIAMHVGGLQKVYFPAQVGDDHWLIGLVGRQAAEAICAHFAVDGRGQRLDIPLAGGGTYQQMRRTIARRVHELDQAGASSREIARQVGLSQRRVHAHRAAHRGHRDKKQGELF, encoded by the coding sequence ATGAGCCTCCCGCTCCCCGGCGTGCTGGCGGAGATCGCGGCGGTGACCGACGAGGCCACGGCGTTGCGGATCGCCATGCACGTCGGCGGGCTGCAGAAGGTGTATTTTCCAGCCCAGGTGGGTGACGACCATTGGCTGATCGGCCTGGTCGGCCGGCAGGCAGCCGAGGCGATCTGCGCGCATTTCGCGGTGGACGGCCGCGGCCAGAGGCTCGATATTCCGCTGGCGGGCGGCGGTACGTACCAACAGATGCGCCGAACGATCGCCCGCCGGGTCCACGAGCTGGACCAGGCCGGCGCCTCCTCGCGCGAGATCGCGCGACAGGTCGGCCTCAGCCAGCGCCGCGTGCATGCCCACCGCGCGGCACACCGCGGCCATCGCGACAAGAAGCAAGGCGAACTGTTCTGA